GCCGGGATCCGGCGCCAAGCCAGTGCTGCCAGGGCTCACCGCGAAAATTGAAGTCAGGAATCCAGCTCCCTCCTACCCACAAACAGCCCCGGCCTCTAGCAAACCTCCTGCAGGTTCATCAgtctgttttgttggttttcttttttctttttttggcccCTTTTTTGTATTTCCCCCCCAAGCCACAGACCGGCTCCGGGGGCGGCTCCTGGCCCCGCTCCTGGAGGCATCCCTCGCAAGTTCAGcagtatttatttctctctgtccCATCCCCTCAGTGTTGAGCAGGGACGTGGCAGCCCCGAATCGCCCAAAtcagctgcccagcagcccccttGCCTCCGGCCGGCGCCGCCGGCGCCCCCGCATTGGCTTCAGCAATTGGGTGTTATTCGAGATGAGGCGCCATTGGCACCAGGATTTGCAGTTtggaacaagaaaaagaatgaaaagaaataaaccaaagtGAATTCAGCGCTGTCCTGTCATGTCTCGCCTCggaggaggcagctggggagTCGGTGGCACCAGATCACCAGTGGCAGAGGAAGCTCGTCCTGACCCCCGGAAACgccaaggcagcagcagggccctgGCACGCTCTTGGCAGCGCCCATCCAAACACTGCTGGCAGAACCCACAGCACCCATGGATGctctctggggctgcagccagggcagggatgctgcCAGGACACTGGGCAAGTCTGGATgtgcaggggagctgctgcctggggctgcactgAGGCCTGGCAGGGCATGGAGGGAACAGCCACCACGGAGCACGCAGCAAGCGGATAGGGAGAGGGAGCAAACGGCAAAGGAGCCCAAAGCTGAGGAGCCCCAAccctcagccagggctgctgtaACGCGGAGCCTGACCCCAGCGTTACCCCTGACCCCGTCCCTCACCTGGGCCCCAGCACCAACCTCACCCCCCGTCAGCCCCGACCAGGCGCCGACCCCAGCGCCGAGCCAGGCCCTAACGCTGAccctgccccggcccccgcgTCGCTCCCGCGGAGCCCCGGGACCCGCCGCATCAACCCGCCACGCCGGGCGATGACGTCACAatccccgccccgcccgcagTTCCCGAGGTGGCCGCCAGGGGGAGCGCGCGGCGCGAGGTGACGCGCGGTGGTTGCCAGGAGACGGCGCGCGCTGAGGATGGCGGCCCGACACAGCGCGGGGCAGGtgggggggtctgggggggcTTCCTGGGGGATCGGGGCGCCCGGGGCCCGTCCAGGCGCTCACCAGCCCCGCTTTCCCGCAGTACGAGGACGCCTTCAGCCCTCGCCGCCTGCAGATCTGGGGACTGACCCGACCTGGCCCACAGGTACCCTCAGACTAGGGTCCCTGGATACCCCCAGACCCGGCCTGCACACCCAGAACCCCACCAGTCCCGATCTGGACTCCTCCCCAAAACccttcagccccagcctggaCCTCCAAGATGCCCTGGAACCCCCTCAGTCCCAGCCTTGACCCCCCAAAGTCCCCCAGTCCCAGCATGAACCCCCCCCAAGACTCTTCAGCCCCAGCCCAAACCCCCAGGACTCCTCTCAGCTCTGGCCTAGACCCCTCCTGGGAACCCCCTGAGGACCCCCAGGACCCTCAGCCATACACCCATCCCCACTCTCCCAGCGCCCCTCGCCGCGGCAGGGCTCCACACGGATCCTCGCTGATGACAGGGGACACCTGCTGCCCACTGTGCCCCGTTCCCAGGTGAGCTAGGTCCAGAGGCTCCCACGGGAGCTGGAAGGGGCAACTCCAGACCCCCAGCTGGCACTGGGGCTCTCCAGGACTCAAACACCCCATCAATCCCCGCTCCCCCTCTACCTCCAGGCCTCCCCATGGGGTACGTTTGTGGGGACCTGGGACATGCCACGGCGGATCCCACCAGCCAGGCTGGACCTGACCTCCCGCTCAGCCGCTGCTGCTGCGCAGCTCCTTGACCGGATCCACCAGCCCACCACCCTGACCCACGCCTGCAATGGCCTCTGGACTGAGGTCACGGGCAAGGTGGGTGCCCCTCACCAGGGCCAGCACCTGGTGGGGTCCAGTGTAGCCCCTGATCTGCTCTGTCTGCCAGGACCTGGCACGTATCACAGTGGACGGTCACAGGGCTGGGGACGAGCAGATTTCAGATGTGTTTTGTACCACGAGGCAGTGCCCAGTGCCCACGCTACCATCTCCCCTTGATGTTGGGATGGGGCTCCCTCTGCATCACACCAAATCCAGGCTggtctccctgctgctggccaggtGCCCGAGCTGCTGCTATGCCGGCAGGAGGAGCTCACCAGCCACCACTCTCCACCTGAAGACAAGCATTCAAGAATCGGGCTGCCCTGAGGCAGAAGGGTTCCCAgagcccccagcacccctctcccacctctctgaGATAGAAGCACTTCGGTGAGCCCGGCACAGAGCCCGGCTCTGCAGCAAATCCCTtcacagcagctgggctggcccaGACCCACCCCAGCATCTCTGTCCAGTCCATCcatctcctccccttctcccacGACCCCCATCCCCACCTTGGCACATATCTTACGCATGCAGCCCCAGAAGCCTTGGCCAGACACGCGAACAGCCCGGGAGCCTTCCCAAA
This sequence is a window from Apus apus isolate bApuApu2 chromosome 27, bApuApu2.pri.cur, whole genome shotgun sequence. Protein-coding genes within it:
- the CFAP126 gene encoding protein Flattop, whose translation is MAARHSAGQYEDAFSPRRLQIWGLTRPGPQRPSPRQGSTRILADDRGHLLPTVPRSQASPWGTFVGTWDMPRRIPPARLDLTSRSAAAAAQLLDRIHQPTTLTHACNGLWTEVTGKTTQPPALRMKTPSNPQTPTTKMPE